ttttCATAtgacattttattttttatacgAATTTGAAAGAaaacctaaaaaattaaaattacatttAATATCTCTAATCCCTCTTTTACTCTTTCCCCTATTTATTTTTTCTCGCCGTGTCTTTCTTCCCACCGATTCATTGCTCTTGCTATTCTCATGATTGCTCTTCTGTGGCTCCGTCATTTGCTTCTGAGTTCCGCCGATCCCTCTGTTTCTCTTTGGTGATTACGAATTTGCTTCACGATTCTtgttgctctctctctctctctcactgcACAACGTTGTGATTGCTCCACCGATCCTTATTCCTCATTTTTTTACTTCTATTGTTGCTTCTCGATTACTATTGCTCTACAACTACTATAAGTATAAACAATTGCTATCTCTATTTTAATGCTCAATTAAAATGTGTCTTATTTTGCTTTGATAGTTGAtcccaagatttttttttttatcacaatTAATGAAATGCATGTCTAATCAATAACATAATTATAAGATTAAAATCCATTCTTAAATCCATCAATGTTAAATGCTTAAGTGAATCAAATAACTAGTTTGAAATGTTACAACAACTGGGGAAACATACCCTAGCTGTTAGCTTTATATATATGGcaaaaaaataatagtaataaaattgataaatatgcatgattaaatACTTAATCAATGTTTTTAATACAATGTTGAAGTTAATTGAAGATTTTTTTACTAGATATACCTCCCCGCCTTAATTTTTAATACATGGTTATGCTTAGTAGAAAGGGACAacatatttctattttttttttattattcttgctcttatgtagaatttaaattaatcaatttcttAATTATTTTCTACTCTAAATAATGTTGAATTTTTAACTATTATTTAAAATTCATAAGATTCAAAGTTAATCATTACAAAATTTGTCTGTATTGGTTATTTTAATATCAAATcaagagaaaaaatagaaaaataatattctATTATTCTTTAAGACACGAATTAATAATCCTTCATTGTCTGAGAGGACCAAGACTATACATCCATTCCTAATGAGGAGTTCGAAGTTCGAACCTCCTTCTAAATCTCAAAGAGTTGAGTTTAATGAAACTTCACTTGTACGATATCCTGAATTGTGTATTTTCATATGGTAACATCATGTTAATTATCGTGATGAAATTAGACGAGCGCTTATATCAAAATGGGGGCATATTAACTCAAATTGCTGGAGTACCTACAGACTAAATCAAAAAAGCAACATCGTCGATTTCAATATGCATGGTTTACAAAATTCCCATGGTTAGAGTATTCTTCTTTAGAGGATGCAACATTTTGTTTTCCATCCTATCTTTTTTAATTAAGTGAAGCACAACAATCTCCATTTACAGTTGAAGGGTTTAAGAGTTGAAAACGCGTTAATGATGGAACCAAGTGTGTTTTTTTGTCTCACATGGGAAGTTATAACTCAGTACATAATAAATCTGTAAAATTTATTGTTGATGTGATGAATATAACTTGACATATTGATCAAGTTATGAATCGAGAATTTTCTAAACAAATTCAAAAGAATCAATTAAGGCTTGCAACAAAAATGGAGAGCATCCATTGGCTTAGTTTGCAAGCATGTGATCGAGACGTCATGATGAATCTTCATAATCCTAAAATTATGGTAATCTCATTGAGATGCTACAACTTTGGGGAAAATGGAATACTAATATTGACCATGTTATCTTAGAGAAAGCTCTGAGAAATGTAAAGCCAATGGATGCCATGAGAGGCTAACGCCGCAACAAACTCCTGTCCAGCCAAAATGAACAATTGCGTGTATAGTAATAAAAGCTACTAATACAAAAGCGTGCAAATAGATGTCTCTCTTTGCCGATCGATTCAAACAGCAGATAATTTAGGAAGAAAATAAGATTATTTATTAGTTTCGCACTTTACGAGGCTACCTTCCAATTGGGGAGATAAGGTCCAGAAACTACCCACCGAAAAGAGTTAACCTTCTGGATAAGGACATTCTACCAAAGTTGAAGATAGATGTAGCAAACAAAACTATGATCATAGAAACCAATTAGATCGACAATCTTGAAGTAGAATTCGAAAGACAAGCGCAGCTTGCATACCTGACATCTCCTTGGGGCTGGAGGGGCAAAAGACGGCCCTCCCCATCCCGGACAAATTCGACAACATCCCAGCGAAGTAGAAGACCATGACGAGCCCGATCACCCAGGGCATCAGCATGAACCCGATGACGAAAGTGACGGAGCCGCAGAGCATAAGCGCGAGCGAGGCGCCGAGGAGGAGCGAGGCGAAGCCCGCGGGCGACATCCGTTGCGGCGGGCGCCGCATCAGCGCCGGGGGCGCGTCGGCGGGCGGCAGTGCAGGCTGGGGCGCCTGCATGAGGCCAGCGAGGAGGGAGCAGAGCTCGTGGATGAGCCGCGACAGCTGGTCGTCGGTGGGCATCGTGGTCGGGACGGGAAAAGAGGGAACTTCAACCCTAATCCCGATGCTGAAGGAAGCAACGGGGTCCGGTGACGATTTGATTGGTATTGCAAGGTTTATAAATAAAATACGGAGTGGAGGAAAGGAACGGGTGCGAGTGTTGTTTGGGCATATGAACAATGTTTATTATGTGtttgaatattttattatttattcatttatcttatttcgaaaataaaaaattaataatggaAGGTCTAGAAACATGGAAAACAATTAAAAAAAGTTTGAAATATGGACAGAGGAAAATATGCCAactatattatttaaaaaaatttgttattttataaaatatttattctaaTATTTAATTATTCACGTCCTGATTTTTACTTAAAGGAAACTTTGATTCCAAGCAACAATAATGCGTTTTGTCCATCACTATTCTTTGACTACTCAAGCatgtaatttaagaaaaaataatgaaaactttcattttgaatttaaaaagtaAACGAATATTTTAATTGGGTGATGTATGAAGCTTCAGATCTCCAGCGCATGGGAAAAATAGATAGACAAGAGCCTTTGACAATAAAATGTGAAAAGAGGAAATAGAGAACTAGAAATCGTGGAGAAGGAATTTTAAAGAGGTCTCTTTATTTCATTTTTCTTACCTTCTGATTTTGCATCATTTATTCTGAGAACAGAATAAATGTTTCCAAAGgaactaataattatttttaaacgaTCACCTGTCCTCATTTAAAGGAAATAACTTTTTTACATTTTCTCTGATTTAAtgtttaaaaaaactaaaattttgaaatggGGCATTCCGAGAATCGAACTCGGGACCTCTCGCACCCAAAGCGAGAATCATACCACTAGACCAAATGCCCATTTCATAATAATAATTTGTTATCATTATTTGTAAAATCGCGATCCTAGATCGTAGGATGCAAATCAATTTTTGTAGTAAGATCATAGTAGGATCGTAATAAAATCAGAGCAAAATCATAGTATGATCGGTGAAATCTTTAAAAGGTCATAATTTTTGACTCGGATTAAATCACATaacttataatatataaaattaaaacctttTCATAAatctataattaatttcaaagtttacCCTTAATCATCCCATCTCAAaatcaaaaaatatcatttaaagctTTTTTGGATACttgaaatattttatctttttttattatatttttttcccaTCTTTTGCAGAGTTAATGTTAGGGTTTTGAGATTATAAACACAtgttaattattttaagttagtttttgatcaataatattctgttatttcttttcttttccccaaaaTGATAAGTTTGTGTATGCCTATTGTCTAGTATTCCGCAGAATCAAAAGTCTTTAGAATATTATTTCTGACATTTATATTCAAATCAAAAAATTTAATAGTTTCTGCTATTTATGTTAGATGTTTTGGTAGCCTTTGTAAATCAcaagaatatttttaaggtttaatgtgattattattattgtgttaatagaaattttatattattttatttttaatatgaaaaatataaatattattgagtgCGAGAATGATAGTTGATGCGGTGATTGGGGGGGGGCCCATCccgctgccacggtggaggtcaaagtcaagagggtCAATAGATGGACGGTTTAGACCGGTCGGACGAGTTATACTCCGACAAGAGATTAAACATCGATCCACCATCTTCGACAAAGGGAGTAATCAAACCGATGCTCAAATGACGCGCAGAAGCCGATCTGAGCGGCTCCTCCGCTCGGTCCAACATCAGACTCGACACCAGCTGAGCACGCTGACAGTGAACTACCCGCCGAGTGGCTATTCCGCTTGGTTCAATAATCGAGTATGAGGACAATGGGCTTCCGCCCGAgcagctatcccgctcggcccgacaaCGGACGACACTTGGATAAtggactttcagccgagcggATATCCCGCTCCGCGCGACAGTGGACTTTCAGCTGAGCGACTATCTTGCTTGGCGTGACAGCAGACAACGCAAAGATAGCAGAATTCTGACCGAGCAGTCACTCCGCTCGGTCAAGCAACAGATACAGCGGGATATCtttcgatatccttttgggagctagtgtcgctgaCAGGCGACATGGTCAAACAGaagatcatacggcggaagcttccactgtcgcttcagagatatgctcggcccgttaaggtactgtatcagggacactttactaacaCATCTTTTCAGGAAAAGTTTGGAGATGTGTGCTCGCCTTGGGAAGCATTCACGTGCGCCTCcaaagctctatataaagggggtcaaAGCATCGGCGGAAGTATGCTTTACACGTGATTTCTACTGTTACGCTACAGTTCTCATTTCTTACTttgccggagactgacttgagcgtcgaagggccatcGCGGGGGCCCCTTCCGTGGCTCGACACTGACACTGCTTGTGTTACAGGTGGGAGCGAAGTCCACCGGAGGTCAACAGGAGCATCACGTCCCCAGTATCCATCTCTTTGACTTTCGGACAATATCAGTAGtcaaattattagttaatttaattttgtatatatagtaatataatttgagctaaacgaatatatatatatatatatatatatatatatagtaatttatttatatgtaaatgagtatttttagatctcttttctaattattaatcttGTATCATAAAATTTTAAGGATTTTTTGTAAGATCGTAAAATTCTACGATCTTATCCCGACTGATCCAACCTAATCTTGACGTCAAATCAATTCTACGTATGATTGTGATttataatatttgaaaaaatacCCTTATCAAATAAGTCCACTTTAATCTCGTTGTTGGTAGATATAAATTATCAAGATTTAATCAGCTTGTAAACTTGAATAtctagattatttttttaaaaaaaaattaattaacctgCCAACTTCAATTATTTGATAATCGATTATAAACTGATCCTATATTATCAtgtccagaatctgagtcagatgaaggtcgGATGAAGTGTCGCGGGGTGTTGACGGGGAAGAGACTATGATGCTACGGTCGCACGAGCTTCGGAGAACGGTTCCCCAAGTGGCTCTGAAGGATTGTCGGGCCTGAGTTGGCAATACTAGAATTCTGTGCACACTCCGACAAGCATACGGAACGTTAGAGGCCAAGAACTAGGAAAAAAGTCTCCGGAgcagaccctctgacgctcaagtatgtaagtgagcgtacctgcgcaaggaagaagatgtttctttttatatgacaatatGTACTTTCTGGAGACTGCCCCCTGCTAGAAGGTGTCGAGTGTCAGGATTTGTCGGTTGGTGGAGGACACGTGGCATTTTCCCATAAATTGGAGGAAAGTTTTATTTACAGATGACCccaaccattggaatattccctgacatgcagtagttattctctgacaggtggttacgattccctgactgttggttggtcctaggaagatcgtaccggttccactgtacaaaaattttgtacaagtgtcgaacctttcctaaacaactcattctgttctttagaaattaaattaggaatcgcaaacggaacttaacattattgattccaaatttaacttatctgttcttaatggtttagatttggatcacaaacgatgcttaacattattgatccaaatccacctatgttataaattcaattaaatattaatttacaaaatttgCTTCCAGAACTGCATAGCGAGTGATCCAgcagtaaggtcgggggaccccctctggaggggagtcaacgtCACATGgaagtcaaaagtcaaaagggtcagcatgaggttcggtcgatcggagaaggggtgggtcgaccggccgaaagggttcgagcggaatcaaagacaacccgacggggagtcgggtttccgacgcttatggtgaacaaggtcgccgggccgagcgggtagcccgctcggccgaggcgtaaatcATCAATAcggtgaaggaacagtctcagccgagcacgtgaCCGAGCGTCTTCCCGGTCGGACCaatgcctgccgagcggaaggacgCTCGGCGCGAGGAAAGAGGAGACAAAAgggcaaggggacattggggaacatcttctgacaacatgcatttcgacgaccaagccatacacAGAAGCCCATgacagaaggttctgctgtcccatcaaagatatgctcggactgtagcagtatggtgtcacgCATGTTCCTCTgtcaagcccatactaaggtatggtaaaggacatgtGTACGCCTCAGTAGGTGTGCATACGCCTCCCCAcaactctatataagagccctcagacttcggcGGAGGTACGCAATCACGCGATCTCACATCTTCGAAGTCActatcattttcctcttgcctgacttgagcgtcggagggtcgtcgccgggaaccccttcccggcctgacttctttgcaggttcgtcggagatccGTACGGCCGatcagagatccacgtcatcagttggaagagcgccacgtgcccagcgttcatcgattcagcgttcggacaggatcagcgagacactagtccttcttgggtataggatcatccaccaccgcctagataaagccttttaagaaaatctaatatttaatttccttatataactctaggtttaaccaaaaggaacaatcgaatcacaaatttaaaaaacaaaaaaaaacacaaactcgaatcacaaattcgaaactctagaa
This genomic stretch from Zingiber officinale cultivar Zhangliang chromosome 7A, Zo_v1.1, whole genome shotgun sequence harbors:
- the LOC122002894 gene encoding uncharacterized protein LOC122002894 isoform X2, whose protein sequence is MPTDDQLSRLIHELCSLLAGLMQAPQPALPPADAPPALMRRPPQRMSPAGFASLLLGASLALMLCGSVTFVIGFMLMPWVIGLVMVFYFAGMLSNLSGMGRAVFCPSSPKEMSVLFATSIFNFGRMSLSRRLTLFGG
- the LOC122002894 gene encoding uncharacterized protein LOC122002894 isoform X1 — translated: MPTDDQLSRLIHELCSLLAGLMQAPQPALPPADAPPALMRRPPQRMSPAGFASLLLGASLALMLCGSVTFVIGFMLMPWVIGLVMVFYFAGMLSNLSGMGRAVFCPSSPKEMSGYRHKTKRVQVYLAMNEVSDARPLSKGRPDNNDKAET
- the LOC122002894 gene encoding uncharacterized protein LOC122002894 isoform X3, producing the protein MPTDDQLSRLIHELCSLLAGLMQAPQPALPPADAPPALMRRPPQRMSPAGFASLLLGASLALMLCGSVTFVIGFMLMPWVIGLVMVFYFAGMLSNLSGMGRAVFCPSSPKEMSGYRYNKESLSVT